cgTACATCGGTACATTAAATCATTATGTAATGGCTTACACGTTTTGCTTTCTAGCGTCTTCAGTTTTTAgtcatttcgttttattttatttgcaaagtatttttttttgtggaatcCGTAGTTTCTAGTATTCTAGCAATGTAGAATGGCGCCTGATGGTGGTAGGCTACCATGTTAAATAACCACTATGCTTAAACATAAAACTTTGATAATGCTAAGACGGCAAATTCATTTAACATTTATACCCTATTACAGTCTATAATCTATGGTAAAATTAATATTGGGTTTGTTTCTGTAAATTTCGTCAACAGCTTGCTTGAAATATATTTCTGTTGGGTTTTTAGATCCCCAAAACGATGGCTTTTTGGATAGCTTTTGGAGTGTTATTGTGTATTGGACTACTAACAGTTGGTACCATTAGAACTAGTGGAAATAATGTTTCCCAAACAGTTTTTCTGTAGCTCTGTGAGCAGCTATTagtgtaaaaaaattatgaacaGATGGGGAAGCATTTATTTAATCTCAACTAGAGTTGTTGGGCTCCGATGTGGCAACGCTTCATCCCACGATATTTTGTCTTAACAGATAGAAATTTGTGTTGAAAATTTCTGCGTAGCGTATTCTGCGCACTTCAAACGTGTATATATGATATCCTCTCaagtgtttttcaaaaaactgTTCTTCTCGGTAAATATATTTCCTTGTTGTAATGTCTTGATTTACGTAAATGtgatatttttcattttttacgtCAGTGATTCCCTGATGCAAATCGAAAATTTTGACTGCTTAAAAACTTGCCTAGTATGTTACATAATTAGTTGACTAGATAAGCAATGTCAGTATGTAACTCAACAAGCAAGAAATTTGCTGACTTGTTCAAATTTATTACATACAGTATCAAATTAGGCAAATGGATTATTTGATTTTgcttttccaaattcaaaattgaattaatAAACATTACAAACAATATTTACATAATGTTGACATTGGTTGCCGTATATTAGGATTGTTGGGAAGCAGTTAAATGCTACACATCATGTGATTGTCTAAGGAAACTTAAGTTTAAGCCTGCTTTTAAAGTTCTGTTGGTTTTATTGTGTTAAAAGTTCTTACTGAAACACAGTTTTCAATAAATTTATAGGGTAGTCCTCTTAAAACTACGTGCAGCAAAATGCCCACATCACAGATGGTTGGTGGAAACAATGAAATTTCAACTGAGACAGCTTCATTTGGAATGTCCTGATTTTGGTTTCCTGAGGCACAGTTTGGTAAATTTACTTGTCATGAATGTCTGGATACATGTAACTGATTTAATCTGTATGTGTTGTTATAGGTTGTGCCTCAGGTGTGATCCGTACTCGCGTAGGATTCAGTGGGGGCACCAAGCCAAACCCAACATATAGGAGTctgtatgtaaaaaaaaaaaaaaaactaattcttATTTGGCAAGATTATTAACTGTCTGACAATGTTTATAGTGGAGACCATACAGAAACAACTGAAGTTGTATATGATCCAACCAAAACTAACTACTCCAACCTCCTTACTATGTTCTGGAAAAACCATGATGCCACCCAGAAGTGTACAAGACAGGTTGGCCTAAATCTagtaaattgaaattttggaTTAGTTTAATAGTTAGAAATCCCTTAGTACATGTCTGCTGTTTTTTACCATAATGAAGAGCAAAAACGTTTAGCGATGGAATCATTGGAAAAGGCGCAAAAGAGCATAACAAAGCCAATTCAAACACAGATTTTGGAGGCCTCTACTTTCTATGAAGCCGAAGAGTAATGCTCTGTCCACAGTTTAAAAGATTGATAGTTTTAGTTTCCTTTGTCTTATAAAATTTCCAGCTATcaccaaaaatatttgttgcaaCAGCACCCGTGGCTTATGAACGCTTTAGATATTGAGCCAGGTCCTGAACTTAACCAGTCATACGTTGCAACTCGTTTGAATGGCTACATTGGCGGTTACGGAACTCTGGTATGTCCCGTCTGTATTTTGCATTGCGGTATCCCCTATATGTATGTCAATGCATTTTACTTTACAGGCAAACTTTGAAGCCGAATTGCCGAATTTGCATCTTAGTGATAAAATCGCGGACTACGTAAGGCGCGCAATGCAAAACGGAAATCGTGTTAATTGCTAGTATGCATTGTTTATATATAGTTAcatcatatatattttttgctcGAAATTCGCTGGCGAAGTGCGTATGATTCGAGCAGAATTACCTTGTTCTCAAGTTTCTGCTCGTTGATGGTTTTCGCATTTTTGATTTCAGCCAAAATTTCAACACAAAGAATACATATTGACTGGGCCATATTAAATATTCTGTTCCCTTCTATTTAGGTACCTGAAAGttgtattttaaataattttggtGGATTTAGGTTGTCTctaatatttaattaaaactCCTTACGATAGCATCTTTCCGTATCCAGAATAACTAGGAATTTCAGCATATTATCGTGTTGAACGTTGCGGAGTTCGTAATTCGTGTAAGTAATGAAATACGacatttgattgttttattttatttatttatttttttacacactTCGATTTCTGTGAGTTGAATAGGATGAATTAGTATTCAAAACCATTGATATTATCTCTGCCTTTACAAAAGACCTCTTCATGATTGTATTTCATTGGTGAGGTTTCCTTATAGAGCGTTATTGGTGATTTGGTCCGTTTCCCTCTTATGCAAATTCTCGGCAATGTTGCATGCGACAAACAAGAGCAAGATCATGATTATATTAATTAGGACTCCAGTAATGAAGAAGGAAATACCACCAGAAAGCCAACTCCAactttcttctatttcttcctCGGATGTGCGCGGTATTCCTACAGCTAAGGTAACATTTAATAGAAACCAAACCagacaaaaaattaaatccaTCATCTTGATAGTCATCTAACTTTTGTGTGCGGGACAGTTTGCATCAACTACGGAAGTAAGTCTACTAGGCGAAGGAACCATAGTTCGGCAAATGCATGTGTGGAGAATATCTCCTTACTGCGTGGAGAAAGAATATTGCTTCTGTAAAGGTCATTAATTCTCTAAACATGACGACATTTGTCGCACATTGTTCGATACAATTttagatttatttatttactttatgTTATTATACTATTTACTTATGTTTTTCGAATCATTCATAGAAAGTTCAGTTACAGTTACGACTTGCGTTTCAAAGGAagtggccatttttttttttaccgaaaaATGATTCCCTCAAAAGTGAACCATGGTACAGGTACTTGAAACTACGTGAACTGTCTCCGGATCTTCCGCACAAGCTCGGtatgttttcctctttttttaaaataagtaaCAGGACATTGTGGTTTATCTAAACGCGGCGTAAAGTTATAAAAAATCGATGCGTGTTTAATAGAACAACGTTTATTGCTAAAGTTGGAAGTAAGAATGGGAATTAGCAAGTCTTATGGAACAAGGTTTCTACCCTTCAGTAGTTGAAATCTACGACAACAGCATCAGGATTGTGGAGATTACTGCGTTTACTTGCGTAGAGGCAGCAACTGAGCAtcaaaattataaataacAGTACAGAAATAGTGAAAAAAGCGACAGGACCCCGATAATTTTCTCGTAGAACGTCCTCGAAATCGCCGGTGTCATTTTCGGCGGCATCGACAGGAGGAATCATATGTGTGTGAAGTAATATGCAAAACGCATAGAGCATCATCCGGACAACTTTAGTGGCGCTATTTTccccttccatttttcttttgaatgcaATTAGTTCGCGTACCGCTTTGCCAGCTTGTTATAAATGCTATTGAACGCTAGCCAGTGAAAATGTTTTATGGTAAATCAGCTAAATCGAAGAGTAGCTAAACAACTAACgcgacaagaaaaaaagggtttgaATAATCTGCTTTACTGACtggtttttaaaataccaaaTTATACTAGGGCATAATTTTTCGATTTTATTTCAAACTATTCCTAGGAGCTAAACGATAATGGCACGATAGAAATTATGTTTTAGCCTACAAACATAACAATCGGTATTCAAAATAGCATAACCAAATGTATTTTAAAGTCATTTAGCTTGAAAAATGCGTTAAGTAGTAGCAAACAGATAGAGAAGACCTTTAGCAAACTGAAAGATTTCATTCCCACCGAGTTTTGATTCTCCGTAAACACGATCAACGAATGAAATTGGAACTTCACCGATTGTGAAACCAAATTGCCTTGCTCTTATAACCATTTCCATTTGAAAGACATATCCTTTTGATTTACAAGATTGCACCAGTTGTTTTAAAACTTCCTTCTTATACAAGCGAAAGCTTCCAGTGAGATCAGAAGCACCTGGTCTCAACAGTACCTGGGTAACATAGTTAGCACCTCTgctaataatttttcttttgaggtCCCATCCGTAAACTCCACCATTTCCACTGTATCGAGTTCCAGAAACTATATcatagttgttttctttttgtttttcaatgaatTCTTTGATAAATTTAGGCTGCATAGAATACAAATGAGTAAGTTGTAGTGATTTTGCCACTTAAATTTTGTACATACATGATGAGATAAATCTGCATCCATAATAACAACAAAGTTGCCTGTAGCATGTTTGATTCCATGAATATAGGCTGTCCCTAGACCgagtttcttttctcttggcCTCAAGACCTATGTCAACAGAACATTTTTGTATAATTACCATTGTAAAACAGACACTATGGCACACCTACTATATTTTTGTCTCCATAAATGGTTTGTAGTTGTTTTGCTACATCTAAAGTCCCATCGGGGCTTCCGTCATCAATTACtatgatttcaaaatcatttccgctagaaataaaagatgcATATTGTTTACTGTAATGGTAAAAGGTGAAGATATGATGACAAAGTGTTATATACCTTTCAGTAAAAGCTTTAACTAAAAGCCAAATGATAATAGGCAAATTGTCTTTTTCATTATATGTCGGAAGTAATACgctatatttgtttttatgttccATTTTATTGGCACTTAGGAAATTTGTTTTGACCACTGAATCAATTTGAGGAAATTCAAACTGTTGACGTAAGCAAAGACATTGATGGCAATGTAAGTAAGAAGGAGAGGAACATCAGGTGCTAAGAGACCCTCTACCGGCGGTTGCTATCTTTTGTATATTCTCTGAACCGTGACAGTTGCTGTTTAGCCTTTTCCAAACCCCCTAACTtttctataaaaaattttttttatgcatgAAAGTTTTTCGGCTCTACTTAGTAAAATGTCAGAGAGCGAAGAATTACTGTTCTTCGACACATTTGCTCATGGTACAACAGAGGTAGGGTTCGTCGGATAATGTTTACCCTAAATCAAATTGACTACAACTCAAACTTGGGGACGTTTTGCAGGAATTGAATTTGGATTTGGTTCAGTTTCCTAAGCCTGTGTACATAAACCAAGTGCGAGTTATACCTTTAGGCGCCAAAGTGCAAGCCGATTTTCCTGGAGGAGTGCGTCTAGGGTAAATAGAGAAGACAGATGTTACTTGCGAGAACAATCCTTACAAATTAACATGCTTTAATAGAGCTACGAATCCATCTCAATTCAAGCTTGAACTATTTGTGAACGACTTGAGCAAACCTGGGGCATCTGCATTTGAAACACTTGGGGTCCTGGATTACAACCAGAATTCTAATATTCATTATGATTCTgacaaaaaagtaaataactATTCTTAGTAATCAACAAGGTTGCTAATCATATTTAAAATATCCAGGTACCAACCGATGGCTTAGTTTTGAGAGGCTGGTACACCACAGTAACACTGGCTGTTTATGGGGTCATCACACGAGCCCCCATCATCAGCATACCACCACCACCCCCAGCAGCTCCCTTAAAGCCTGCAAGCCCAGTTCCAGTTGAATCAATCCAGCTACCAGTTCCAGAGTTAGCATCAGTGTTAACCAGTCAAATAACAGATGAAAAGTTACGGACTTCTACACCTCCATTTGAAGAAAAACCTGACCTTGTCAAGTGTGAAAATGCTTTCGTGTCAACAGCAACAGTGgttgaagttgaagtaaaGCGCGAAGATGAGCCAGAGAAGGAAGCCAAAGTGAAGGTGGAGGAAAAAGTAGTTGAGAAGGTGCGAGACAAAAGCAGGCGCAGTGATGAGTTCACAAGGACGCGAGATTCAAGTGAATTCCGTGATCGAGATTGGGAATCTGACCGAACTAGCAAAGCCGATTCAGAACGAAGCAATCGAAGTGATCATCGAAGTCGACATGACGTTGATAGATCCAAAAATGATTCGGATCGAATACGGTCTGATCCCGATAGGCACAGGGGTGAATCCGACCGTAGTAGAACAGACTCCGACCGTGAGAAGACCAAAACGGAGCTGGATAGAAAACGAGGTGAATCCGATCGAACTAAGAGTGATCGGAGCGATTCAGATCGAGCTAGAAGTGATCTTGAACGAACTAGAAGTGATCCTGAAAGAACAAAGAGTGAATCGGATAGAATGAAAGGTGACGTTAGTAGAAACAGAATCGATTCAGAAAGGACAAGAGTTGATAAAAACGACGCTGACCGACCCAGAAGTGATTCCGACCGAGTTAAATGTGATCCAGATCGACTAAAAGATTCTGAGCGTGCCAGAACTGACGAACGAGCTAGAAACGACAGAGACCGTGAAAGACGTGGTGATCGAAGTGATCGTAAAGAACGATCGAAGGAACGCGAAAGAAGCAGTGGCGGGAGCGAACGTGATCGATCGCGTGAAAGGTCCCGTGATCGTCATCGTGAAAAAGACAGAGCAAAAGAACGAGGGTCACGGGAAAGCTCTAGACGGCCTCGTACGCCTGCAGAAGACAAGAAACCAGTTGAAATCGTTGTTGTCCCACCAGCACCGGTATCCGTACCGGTTGAAGCACcgccaccacctcctcctccgccaccacctcctcctcctcttcttacTCCCGTTAAACGAGAAGAAACCCCGATTGAATGCTTCTCACCTGGTGTAGAAATGGAAGCCATATCGGACGATGAAATGCCGGAAGTAGATAACTTAATCCGCGTTGACGGAATCGTTGAAGAGGAAATTAACGAAACTGAAGCACCTGAATCCGCATCGCAAAACATAGAGCCATCCGTAGGGAATGATGTTGTCAATTCGACTGATTTGGCTGCGGAAGCGCCTTCGGAAAGTGTTAACGAACACGAAGAGGTAGAAGAACTAGAAGAAATTCTTAGCGACGAAGACCTCATGTTTGAAGACTATAACACTGACATAGCAGATTTGGATATAAATGAATTTGGCGATCTTTTCGAAATAGGAAAACCATTTAATCCATACAACATCGAGCTGCAACCACTGCAAATTTTATCAGATCCTTCGAAAACCATATTACAGCGAATAAGCAAAGGTCTCTCAGAGTCTCGGATACCTTGCAGTGAACTGGAGGACGCAGCATTGAGACTTCAGACAATATTAGAGCTTACTTCACGCGGAGAAAAGTGGATCGAAAGCATGAATCACTTGACGTCTATTTTACCCAATGCTCTTGCATTCTTACATTCACAAGCGGATGCGTTTAAATCGGTGCAGGATAAAGTAGTCGAGTGGCTACTTCACGGTCTTGATTTCGATAGTGCTCGTGAGCAACCCGGGCCATCGACACACACAGTCCGTCACATCAAGTGCGGACTGAAGCTGTCCCAGGTAGTGGCGCAGTGCTCGCTATCGCTTGTAGAACGTTCGGTAGAGCGCGGCGTCCTCGCGAAAATTGCAAGCCTTTATCGTGCACCCCATATGGCCCAGTCGCTAAAGCTAATGTGCCTACGGAGTCTTGACGCCCTACTTTTCTGGCCGTATGTTATGGAgcattggaaaacaaaacctGTACTGGAATGCGAGAACGGATACCAGTATTTGATCCAGCTTGTAGAAGAGACCCAGCCCTCGCGAGCGCAAGTGACGGTGTCTGCCCTCATTCGAAAGATTCATACCTACGAAGCCTTGCAGCGAATTCATAACGTTGGGCAAATTTTGGCTCGCTTACCTCCAAGCGGCTTTAGACGAAAGGACATCCGTCGACCGTCAGGCATGAGTATGGAAAGCCAGGATTCAAACTCTCAAGACAGTTTTTCTACAACAACGTCGTGTCCACCTCTTGTTGCGGAGAACCCTCTTGAGCCCCACTTAACACAATTACTCTCTAGTTTGGATCAAGTCCGTAAAGTCTA
The nucleotide sequence above comes from Daphnia carinata strain CSIRO-1 chromosome 3, CSIRO_AGI_Dcar_HiC_V3, whole genome shotgun sequence. Encoded proteins:
- the LOC130685468 gene encoding peptide methionine sulfoxide reductase-like, encoding MKFQLRQLHLECPDFGFLRHSCASGVIRTRVGFSGGTKPNPTYRSLGDHTETTEVVYDPTKTNYSNLLTMFWKNHDATQKCTRQYMSAVFYHNEEQKRLAMESLEKAQKSITKPIQTQILEASTFYEAEDYHQKYLLQQHPWLMNALDIEPGPELNQSYVATRLNGYIGGYGTLANFEAELPNLHLSDKIADYVRRAMQNGNRVNC
- the LOC130704491 gene encoding dolichol-phosphate mannosyltransferase subunit 1-like produces the protein MEHKNKYSVLLPTYNEKDNLPIIIWLLVKAFTESGNDFEIIVIDDGSPDGTLDVAKQLQTIYGDKNIVLRPREKKLGLGTAYIHGIKHATGNFVVIMDADLSHHPKFIKEFIEKQKENNYDIVSGTRYSGNGGVYGWDLKRKIISRGANYVTQVLLRPGASDLTGSFRLYKKEVLKQLVQSCKSKGYVFQMEMVIRARQFGFTIGEVPISFVDRVYGESKLGGNEIFQFAKGLLYLFATT